Proteins from a genomic interval of Rhodococcoides fascians A25f:
- a CDS encoding alpha-hydroxy-acid oxidizing protein, with product MTEARPSNFSDHQLGIYAAGMFAQQTPPITTNLARLEDQAAEKLSPEALGYIVASAGSGSTARANRTAFDKWAITPRMLRSSASRDHACTVLGTDMPAPLLIAPVGIQTLAHPDGELATVRAAAELGVPYIHSTQASHSFEQIAEAGGDAPRWYQLYWPTDESVLLSFLQRAKDTGFTTLVLTLDTTLLGWRPADLDRGYLPFLANLGIENYLSDPAFQAGLAQPVEENPVAAAMHWAQMFPNPGLSWKNLAFLREHWSGPIVLKGICTVGDAQEAAAHGVDGIVVSNHGGRQIDGARPSLDALPSIVDAVGDDLTILFDSGVRTGADMAKALALGADAVLLGRPFLYGLALGGQEGVAHVLRCLLAEFDLVTSLSGHTGAGELGLDSVMES from the coding sequence ATGACCGAGGCCAGGCCCAGCAACTTCAGCGATCACCAACTCGGCATCTACGCCGCCGGGATGTTCGCGCAGCAGACACCGCCGATCACCACCAACCTGGCACGGCTGGAGGACCAAGCTGCCGAGAAGCTTTCGCCCGAGGCGTTGGGCTACATCGTCGCCAGCGCGGGCAGCGGATCGACGGCGCGGGCCAACCGGACGGCGTTCGACAAATGGGCTATAACGCCGCGGATGCTCCGCAGTTCGGCCTCGCGTGATCACGCATGCACCGTGCTCGGCACCGATATGCCGGCTCCGCTGCTGATCGCGCCCGTCGGCATCCAGACTCTCGCCCATCCCGACGGTGAGCTCGCGACGGTGCGAGCGGCTGCGGAACTCGGTGTGCCGTACATCCATTCGACGCAGGCATCGCATTCGTTCGAGCAGATCGCCGAGGCAGGGGGAGATGCTCCCCGCTGGTATCAGTTGTACTGGCCGACGGACGAATCGGTACTGCTGAGCTTCCTGCAGCGCGCGAAGGACACCGGGTTCACCACCTTGGTGCTGACTCTCGACACCACGTTGCTGGGCTGGCGGCCTGCCGATCTCGACCGCGGGTACCTTCCCTTCCTCGCCAATCTCGGCATCGAGAACTACCTGAGCGACCCGGCGTTCCAGGCCGGACTGGCGCAGCCCGTCGAGGAGAATCCTGTTGCCGCCGCGATGCATTGGGCACAGATGTTCCCCAATCCCGGGCTGTCGTGGAAGAATCTGGCGTTCCTGCGCGAGCATTGGAGCGGTCCGATCGTGCTCAAGGGAATCTGCACCGTCGGCGACGCCCAGGAGGCAGCAGCGCACGGTGTCGACGGCATCGTGGTCTCCAACCACGGCGGACGTCAGATCGACGGTGCCAGGCCGTCACTCGACGCGTTGCCGTCCATCGTCGATGCGGTCGGAGACGATCTGACGATCCTGTTCGACTCCGGTGTGCGCACCGGTGCCGACATGGCCAAGGCGTTGGCGCTCGGAGCGGATGCGGTCTTGCTCGGCCGGCCGTTCCTGTACGGTCTCGCGCTCGGTGGACAAGAAGGTGTTGCACACGTATTACGTTGCCTACTCGCCGAATTCGACCTGGTGACGAGTTTGTCGGGTCACACCGGCGCCGGCGAATTGGGCCTCGACTCGGTCATGGAGTCCTGA
- a CDS encoding alpha-amylase family protein translates to MEWTKYAIWWHLYPLGFTGAPVHGWDGESQSDLHRLNRIEKWLDYTLELGASGIALGPIFESEKHGYDTVDYYHVDGRLGTDEDIDSLIAAAHGRGLKVMFDGVFNHVAQSFPKFRQALAEGPDSEAAQWFHLDWSGDTPTHRNFEGHDELVALNHESPHVQEYVVDVLSHWLDRGVDAWRLDAAYAVSPRFWAAVIPKVREKHSDAYFLGEVIHGDYDRIVSASTLNSVTQYELWKAIWSGLSEKNFFELSHALERHNGWLDAFVPATFVGNHDVNRIASVVEDERHLLHALVVLFTVGGMPMIYYGDEQAFRGIKEDRVGGDDDVRPEYPESPDDLAPYGWPVYRVHQELIGVRRRNPWMYSARTETLELTNTALLYRVSGEDNSITVALNLGDDAIDYPAQGSEVLAGEAHLNDGRVSVPPHGWAVIG, encoded by the coding sequence ATGGAGTGGACGAAGTACGCAATCTGGTGGCACCTGTACCCGCTCGGCTTCACCGGTGCGCCGGTGCACGGCTGGGACGGTGAATCGCAGTCGGATCTGCACCGGCTGAACAGAATCGAGAAGTGGCTCGACTACACACTCGAGCTCGGTGCGTCGGGCATCGCCCTCGGGCCGATCTTCGAATCCGAGAAGCACGGCTACGACACGGTCGACTACTACCATGTCGACGGCAGGCTCGGCACCGACGAGGACATCGACTCCCTGATCGCTGCCGCGCACGGCCGAGGCCTGAAGGTCATGTTCGACGGTGTCTTCAACCATGTGGCGCAGAGCTTTCCGAAGTTCCGACAGGCTCTGGCCGAGGGACCGGACTCCGAGGCCGCGCAGTGGTTCCACCTCGACTGGTCCGGGGACACGCCGACGCATCGCAACTTCGAGGGCCACGACGAACTGGTGGCGCTCAACCACGAGAGCCCGCACGTGCAGGAGTACGTCGTCGACGTGCTCTCGCACTGGCTCGACCGCGGCGTCGACGCCTGGCGGCTCGACGCTGCCTACGCTGTGTCGCCACGCTTCTGGGCCGCGGTGATACCCAAGGTTCGCGAGAAGCATTCGGACGCATATTTTCTCGGCGAGGTCATCCACGGTGATTACGACCGGATCGTCTCGGCCTCCACGCTGAACTCGGTTACCCAGTACGAGCTGTGGAAGGCCATCTGGAGTGGCCTGAGCGAGAAGAATTTCTTCGAGCTCTCGCACGCGCTGGAGCGTCACAACGGCTGGCTCGACGCGTTCGTGCCCGCCACGTTCGTCGGAAATCACGACGTCAATCGCATTGCCAGCGTCGTCGAGGACGAGCGACATCTGCTGCACGCGTTGGTGGTTCTGTTCACCGTGGGTGGGATGCCGATGATCTACTACGGCGACGAACAGGCATTCCGCGGTATCAAGGAAGATCGCGTCGGCGGTGACGACGACGTGCGTCCCGAGTACCCCGAATCCCCGGATGATCTGGCCCCGTACGGTTGGCCGGTCTATCGCGTACACCAGGAGCTGATCGGAGTACGGCGTCGTAATCCATGGATGTACTCCGCGCGCACCGAGACGCTCGAGCTCACCAACACCGCGCTGCTCTACCGCGTGTCCGGGGAAGACAATTCGATCACGGTGGCGCTCAACCTTGGCGACGATGCCATCGACTACCCGGCTCAGGGTAGCGAAGTACTGGCCGGTGAGGCGCACCTGAACGACGGCCGGGTGAGCGTTCCGCCGCACGGCTGGGCCGTCATCGGCTGA
- a CDS encoding helicase-related protein produces the protein MPPRRRTARSTTARTVKAGQSSAARKFAAAKNGEPAAAQKKAAPKKAAPRKRSAPRKTSPRKSAAPDLRVPDPGERVWVLDVPFEDRSAAGAAGARWYPGPRVFAYYGTELPEYLQPYESTPYSLQRWLEDDANDTWRDEMVRQRAMQPRETQLESVRRHLAALDAGFPYFAQMDSTGLGKTLAVCEAVRQMSAAEIGTVLVVAPKGALPGWRRTIADSEADIEPSDRKRWLLITYQSTKKLLSVPPETDLGKRKRTQNKRTISLGELRFDIDVVIADESHALMNIESQQSQILWRYQEAARSVVWMSATPGYQPLHFAYMARAVERSRGVEILGDDEYLGYAVTMKWAEFLIESGFSVKAGKATTGLTTWRWEPEDASKRARDIASVHGWLSGGAVPWSISRPSPPTPREPLGQELTAAQKRLYNSAWVDYRKEVGLPNWKAVGGKRVLQKNPSTRAATLRFRQKCSYLRIPASADQVRTWVKAGNQVFVSMFYRESVAALAQTLRDEGLDVAVVDGSMSSPEQEASIRRFQTGAASVIVSTTTSAINLHTNELLLPEGEVSTLAPRVTLIHDPRWTPIDIRQIEGRANRIDKDHNHTTSTCYYGYAEGTVEEEMVLTGIERIADLGSIVGQSDLIDPEAFLAAKVDAGK, from the coding sequence ATGCCACCTCGTAGACGCACAGCCCGATCCACCACTGCCCGCACCGTCAAGGCCGGGCAGAGCAGTGCCGCGCGAAAGTTCGCGGCCGCGAAGAACGGCGAGCCCGCCGCTGCACAGAAGAAAGCTGCCCCGAAAAAAGCAGCACCGCGCAAGAGATCGGCCCCGCGCAAGACCTCGCCCCGCAAGTCGGCCGCACCCGATCTGCGGGTTCCCGATCCCGGTGAGCGCGTCTGGGTGCTGGACGTGCCGTTCGAGGATCGATCGGCGGCGGGTGCGGCCGGGGCGCGGTGGTATCCCGGGCCTCGGGTGTTCGCGTACTACGGCACCGAGTTGCCGGAGTACCTGCAGCCCTACGAGTCGACTCCGTACAGCCTGCAGCGTTGGCTCGAGGACGACGCGAACGACACGTGGCGCGACGAGATGGTTCGGCAGCGGGCGATGCAGCCCCGAGAAACTCAACTCGAATCGGTTCGACGGCATCTCGCCGCGCTCGACGCCGGATTCCCGTACTTCGCGCAGATGGATTCGACGGGTCTGGGCAAGACGCTGGCGGTGTGCGAGGCCGTTCGGCAGATGTCGGCGGCCGAGATCGGGACCGTACTGGTGGTTGCGCCCAAGGGGGCGTTACCGGGATGGCGTCGTACCATCGCCGACAGCGAAGCCGACATCGAACCATCCGATCGCAAGCGCTGGCTGCTGATCACCTATCAGTCGACGAAGAAGCTGCTGTCGGTTCCGCCCGAGACCGATCTGGGCAAACGTAAACGGACACAGAACAAACGGACCATCTCGCTCGGTGAGCTGCGATTCGACATCGATGTGGTGATCGCGGACGAGTCGCACGCGCTGATGAACATCGAATCCCAGCAGTCGCAGATCCTCTGGCGGTACCAGGAGGCGGCCCGCTCGGTGGTGTGGATGTCCGCGACGCCCGGCTATCAACCGTTGCACTTCGCGTACATGGCTCGCGCGGTCGAGCGCAGCCGCGGGGTCGAGATCCTGGGTGACGACGAATATCTCGGTTACGCGGTAACGATGAAGTGGGCGGAGTTCCTCATCGAGTCCGGGTTCTCCGTCAAGGCAGGCAAGGCCACGACCGGTTTGACCACGTGGCGGTGGGAGCCGGAGGACGCGTCGAAACGGGCCCGCGACATCGCATCGGTGCACGGTTGGTTGTCGGGAGGTGCCGTGCCGTGGTCTATTTCGCGGCCGTCGCCGCCGACTCCGCGGGAACCACTCGGTCAGGAACTCACCGCCGCGCAGAAGCGGCTGTACAACTCCGCGTGGGTGGACTACCGCAAGGAGGTGGGCCTGCCGAACTGGAAAGCCGTGGGTGGCAAGCGAGTGCTGCAGAAGAACCCCAGTACCCGCGCCGCGACGCTGCGATTTCGCCAGAAGTGTTCGTATCTGCGCATTCCCGCGTCGGCCGACCAGGTGCGGACGTGGGTCAAGGCCGGCAACCAGGTGTTCGTCTCGATGTTCTACCGAGAGTCGGTCGCGGCACTGGCGCAGACTCTGCGGGACGAGGGACTCGACGTTGCCGTGGTCGACGGCAGCATGAGCAGCCCCGAGCAGGAGGCGTCGATCAGACGCTTCCAGACCGGGGCCGCGTCGGTCATCGTCTCGACCACCACCAGCGCAATCAACCTGCATACCAACGAGTTACTGCTCCCCGAAGGGGAGGTGTCCACTCTCGCCCCGCGCGTGACGCTGATCCACGATCCTCGGTGGACACCCATCGACATCAGGCAGATCGAGGGC
- a CDS encoding type 1 glutamine amidotransferase, which translates to MTYPNHPRAVVLVHDQDPILARRDIGTLAAELRTRGFQLDVHSFDHSPDVAPPLLSDAQLVVVMGSPDAAYDDTLTWLAPEIAYVQGAIDAQVPVLGVCFGGQLLARVLGGTVRKSEHSEYGFVDVETSEPELIAPGPWMEFHGDTFTAPPQATVIARNDAAQQAFVCGPHLGLQFHPEIDLDTYDAWAAAWDRDGVEHGVDVHEIRRDIADAELAARARCSALLDAFLARSSAVPR; encoded by the coding sequence GTGACATACCCGAACCACCCGCGCGCCGTAGTACTCGTCCACGATCAGGATCCGATCCTTGCGCGACGCGACATCGGCACTCTCGCTGCCGAATTGCGCACCAGGGGTTTCCAGTTGGACGTGCACTCCTTCGACCACAGCCCCGATGTCGCACCGCCGCTGCTGTCCGACGCGCAGTTGGTGGTGGTCATGGGCTCACCCGATGCCGCGTACGACGACACGCTGACGTGGCTCGCGCCGGAAATTGCGTACGTGCAGGGCGCGATCGACGCGCAGGTCCCGGTTCTCGGTGTGTGCTTCGGCGGGCAGCTGCTCGCGCGGGTACTGGGCGGCACCGTCCGCAAGTCCGAGCATTCCGAGTACGGATTCGTCGACGTCGAGACGTCCGAGCCCGAGCTCATCGCCCCCGGACCGTGGATGGAGTTCCACGGCGATACGTTCACCGCTCCCCCGCAGGCCACGGTGATCGCCCGGAACGATGCCGCGCAACAGGCCTTCGTGTGCGGCCCGCACCTCGGCTTGCAGTTCCACCCCGAGATCGACCTCGACACCTACGACGCGTGGGCAGCTGCGTGGGACCGCGACGGCGTCGAACACGGGGTGGACGTGCACGAGATCAGGAGAGATATCGCCGACGCGGAACTGGCAGCTCGGGCGCGGTGCTCGGCTCTGCTGGACGCCTTTCTCGCCCGATCCTCGGCGGTGCCCCGGTAG